A region of the Arachis hypogaea cultivar Tifrunner chromosome 15, arahy.Tifrunner.gnm2.J5K5, whole genome shotgun sequence genome:
TTAAAAGTTCTAATCTAATCCCAATCCCATCAATTCCACCCTCTattatctcatctcttttttggTTACTATCAACATCTCTCTTCCATTAACAATCACCACTACCAATACATCCCTACTGCCACTCTCACAACCAACACAACTTAACTTCTAAATTTAAAATCATCATCATTAACTTCATTTATCACTgacagaagaatagaagaagagaagaatcaaaggaggaagagagggaggagagagaACTGGTGGAGGACGCCATTACCGCTGCTATCACTGTGACAcacgcagagagagagagagagagagagagagagagagagagagagagagagagagagagagagagagagagagagagagagagagagagagagagagagagagagagagagagagagagagagctcaccGGTAAGGTGCTAGAATAGCCATTACAAGTGTCTCTGCTTTATGTGATTTGTCTCTTTCTCCTCTTAGACTCGTCGGTGGTTCAATGGCAGCGGCATTCCTTGGCCGGCAGTTCTTTACTTCTTTCTTCATTTCCTTTTTCCTCTCTCTTTGTGTGATGCTGACAATGGTTATGATGCGACTGAACGAAAAATGAAGTTGAACGAGGGAAAAAGATTAAGTTTTTAAATTGGCATTAGGCGATGAATGGGTTCTAGTCATGGGTTAGGTTGGGTTCTTTAGGGTTTAGGTAAGTTTGGTCTGGTCCGACTCGGATAATgtccaaaaaaaaagttaaaattagaattttgaataaaggtaaaattaaaagaaaaatatttattaactatTGACTATTAAAATATTGACAGtaagggtaaaattgaaatttatttgaaacgtaaaggataaaattaaatcaaattaaatgttaaggacaattttaaaaaatttcgaaaatgttAAGGACAAAAGTCATACTTTACCCCATTATTTTTTAAACCCAATAAACTTCCATTTGcaatttcatttattttatttttctttttcaaacaaTTAATTTTGCAAGTTGCTTTTTCTTCTCCTATTCTTCCCTTACTCAACTATATTatcaaattctttaaaaattttaacttaaaattattaaaaccaTAATCATTATATACTAATCAATAAAACACTAGTAAGAATGGCGTAATTATATTTGCAAACCCTTTCTCCCATTTCAAAGTGGTTAGGCTGGCTCATTGCAGAAtccatctaaaaaaattttattgacaTTGGTGATTGATGCACAACTACCCTAGCCCACTAAAAGCTAAATCCAGCTAGAGCTTAACGACAACTTCCATTCCTGGCCCAGAAGGAATATGTTGACATGAGGAGGGACATATTTACTAGTTATATCATCGGCAATCGCCTGAATCTCAAGACGTTCTTCGAACCAATCATAGACTTTATTGAGATAGGTAAACCAAAGGAACTCCCTCCCGGGGAAGAGTTAGGAACAGGAACAAGGAGAAGAGTTAGGAACAGGAACAAGGAGAAGCGAGAACCACTTAAAATTTCAGTTAAAAATAACTTTTGATAAAATATATCCATGTTCTAGTGTAACTTTGATGGTTTCACTTGATATGGTTTAAACTTTAAACAATTCACCAAGTACTAAATTGTTTGGATTGCATGTACAGATAATATCATGAATTATTGTCGTGGTCTACAACTGTGTTTACCTCATTGTAGAACTGGCCATATTTTATATTTGcatgttttaaattaaaaatcagcTGTGTTGCAAGTTGCAACCAACTAATAGaccatttttatttttccaatttaaggTAATTAATCAGCTTCTTCCCTTgattttagttaattaataattaaactaattaagtTGGAATCGTCTAACAACATAGGCATATAATGATATAAACAATTTATTTTCTTATATCTCCACCTGGGAAGATGGAATAAATAGTTATAATCCGTTAAAACAGTTAAACTAAATTAAGCTGTATGTAGAAGAAATGCTTAATTTGGTCACCAACTAACATaacaaaaatatgtaaataagaaaaaatatatgaaaaggtATAAAGAGAAAAGGGGTTCTTCCTTCATTCTCCATCCATTCAACGCATATTCCCTTCTTTACCCTCTCAGCTCATAACCTTTCTCTAAACCTCGATCAGTGTTTATTTTGGTTCCGTCCACCATGAACACGATCTTCAACAGGTTCCGTAATTTAGACGCGTATCCAAAAGTCCACAAAGAATTTTATAACCGCACAATCACCGGCGGTGTCATCACTGTTGTATCGACCATCgtcattgtttttcttttcatttctgaACTAAGTTTGTACCTTCATACTAACACAGAGACTAAGCTTTTGGTGGATACTTCTAGAGGAGAAACCCTAGACATCAATTTCGACGTCACTTTTCCTTATGTTAGATGTTCGTTGCTCAGTTTAGACGCAATGGATATTACTGGCGAGCAACATCGTAATATAAGACATAATATCCTGAAAAAAAGAATTGATGCTCATGGTAACGTGGTAGCAATGATGCAAGATGGAATTGGCGCCCCGAAAATCCAGATGCCTTTACAAATACATGGTGGCAGATTAGGGTACGACGAAGAGTATTGCGGTTCTTGTTATGGTGCTGATGGCAATTGTTGTAATTCTTGTGAAGAAGTTCAAGAAGCGTATAACAAAAAGGAATGGGCGTTGCCGGAGAACTTGGACTTGTTTGATCAGTGTCAAAGAGAAGGGTATGTTCAGAGGGTAAAGGATGAAGAAGGTGAAGGATGCAATATTCATGGATCTCTTCAAATTAATAAGGTTGCTGGagattttcattttgcaattgggAAAAGTATTCTTAACCATTCAACTTCTTCATTTCTTGTTGATTTGCTTGCTTTACGAGATAATAATCATTTTAACATAAGCCATCAAATCAACAAATTCAGTTTTGGAGCCCAATATCCTGGATTAGTAAACcctcttgatgatgatgatgcaaaaTGGGTGCAAGGACCGGTTCATGGACATGGAATATACCAATATTTCATCAAGGTAGTTCCGACAATATACGAAGATGTTACAGGTCATGTTATCTATTCAAATCAGTATTCTGTGACAGAACATTTCACGAATACAACAGAGCAAGGTTCAGTTCCTGGAGTATTCTTTTCTTATGACATATCTCCAATTAAGGTTATTTTCAAAGAGAGCCATACTCCTCTTTTACATTTCTTGACCAACATTTGTGCAATTATTGGAGGGGTGTTCACTGTTGCTGGAATATTAGATTCATCCATATATTATGGTCAGAGAAAAATCATGAAGAAGATGGAGCTTGGCAAATATAGATAACAGATGAGATCCATGTGTTAACATCAATATTTAGCATAATTATTGTTTCTGTATATTGGGAAATTACCACTTTTAAAAACATAAGACTTGTTAGATTGAATGTTTTGTATCTGATAAATTTTGTATATACATCTTCTTTTTAATACAATACCCTTATATTATACATTCTGCTATCCAGAAAATTCTGTCCTTCAAAATATTCTACATAACTAAGATGGTATTTTGGTTTTTCCTAAGATCTGACAGACTCAAATAATTTACATATATAATAGCACTTTATTGAGAAACCAAATGAAGATAATGGAGGATTCATGGTATTAATTATTCAAGGATCAGAGACATGAGGCGTGGACCAGGATAGTGTGTTTGGTAGGGAGCCAAGATTGTATGTGAATTCATATGCTGCCAACCGACACAGTAGCATTACCATTGTTAAGTATAAAATGTTCTAATAGTTTTAGAAGGGTATAAGCAAATAGTATTAAGTATGAATTGCAGGCGTATGCATTTACCAAAATATCACATAGAGAGGAATATGTATTTTGTTTTTACACCTACTTATGCCCAAAAACACCTCATaaagatctttatttaaaaatatatttatttatttatttagctatattttaaataaaaataataattttataatatattaaaatcaaatcttaTAATCTATTATTTaatgatcaaaataaaatatcttcacataaaaataactataaaatttttattggaatatctatcatttttttttctcacAATCTCTTAATCTATCAAGTTAAGTATTATAATTTGTTATAAatctaaattctatttaaaaataaaaacttatcattaatcaataaattattacaaaaaataaaatttgaacttCAATACTTAAACATATAAGTGGTGAATGGCAtgtgaaaaaatgaaaataaacaaatataCATGATGAATTGATTGGTCTATAAAATTAGGACGGTCAAACAAACTGATCCGTTTTATTTAAGTAAGTGAGTTAAATGGGTTAATccgttttaaatttattttatttataggtcataataatttttatgattCGAACTATTTATGGCCAATCTAATAGATTAAATGAATTGGTCCGtttactattttattatattttttaaaaaatattttaacaaaaaatattatttttatgtcaaaaatttaaataaataatattttttagttaatgaatcaaatttttaaatcaaaataaaaaaatattggccAAAACTATCCAAAAATACAACTATTTttggaaaaatatatataaaaaaattaaataaattatttgtttaacccattatttatttttagttaattgaaCTCAAcccatttaaaaataaaatttgtccgTTTAAACAAATAAACATTTACATTTTAGCGTCCTATAGAGTGCATGAAGTGCTTGACCTTGAGATATTACAGGCAGCACCGAGAAAGGAAGTAAGGAACACATAATTAAGTCAATATGCATAAAATTTCCAAGGGGATGAAGATTGTTATAGCGTGGGTAATAATAGTAGGAGAACTTGCCTATTACCCAAATCAAATTTTATAGTCacgaaattaaaatataattactagtacttttattaaaagtTATAATCATGTGTCTAGATGATTAAAATTGATATAGGATCCACCTTTTCTttacctttaaaaaaaaaacacaagaggGTCGTTCTCAcaataatattttgataaaatatctAATATTCCGGTATAAtttttaagagtttaatttttatacaaaataatattataatcttTTAGATTATCATTTGAATAAGAGTAgcagaatttataaaaatttggaaagatagaaaactcgaacccgcaacctcttaattgagtatggggagtttatgccatttgagctattactcaattaagaggtcgcgggttcgagtctcatatctttcCAAATTGCCAATAAGTAATAGCTCAactggcatagtctccccatactcaattaagaggttgcaggttcgagtctcctatctttggtaaaaaaaaaaaaaagtagcagAATTTATACACtcaatttagtatttaattatttgatCAAGCTAATAATCTAAGAGTAAACAAAAtaggaaaaaataatattatgttGACACAATTTAATTTATagtgataagattttttttttggtgacattTATAGTGATAGATTGAATAGTTATACATACCTTTGTACACCAATTCTATggtatacaaataacattttccTTCAAATAAATGATTTTATTTGAAAGACTTTTAAGTTGGTGGATGTTTGAACACTTTTGCTAATGTTTCAATTTatgattaaatatattttcataCACTAATCATGCATAAAAGTTAGATTTTGCCTGTTAATTCTCTAGTaccatatttatttttaaaactcgTTAGTTCACTTTattgaaattgataattaaaaattattagatgataatttatttatttaaaatcttaaattatttaataattttgaattattagttTCATATAAAAATTCATGTGACATCTAAATGTCCGTGTTTTTGTTTTCTTAGTGTGCCATTTGTCTTTGGTATTCAAACCTGGTCAAAGCCTAATTCTTCAGGAGTCAGGACCCATATCATTTATGGTATGccagaaaaatataagaatacCTTGAGcccaatataaaaaagaaaagaaaaacatagaaaaagagaACATGGCGTCGCCCGGACTCGAACCGGAGACCTTCAGTGTGTTAGACTGACGTAATAACCAACTACACCACGACACCTTGTTGTTAGAGTTATTACAgatttagtaataataataatatatgtaatttaaaaatgttaaattaatTACACTTTTTGGTTTGGGTAACGATAAACTGAAGCAGCAAGGAGGAGGAGCTGAAAATCGGAGAAGGAAGAAGCTATGCTCCGTTCAGCTTTGCTTCCGGCCCCCTACAATTTTTTGCCGGTTCGAGTGAGAACCGGCACGTGCCATTCCTTCGCTCTCGCACGTGCCTCTCAGGCTATTGTCTCCCCACTCTTTTCGCGCTTTGGTCTCCACTTCCATCGGTTCCGACAACCCCGTGTGAGTTTACGCGCCGCGCGTCGCTCCCCTGTCACATCTTCGAGGAGGCGACGGCGTCGTGGCACGAAAACGAACGACGATAAATTCGATTACtacgacgacgacgacgaagaCTTTGAGGACGACGACGTCGTTTTGGGCGTCGATAATGAGTACTACGACGACGATGATGatgaagacgaagacgaagacgaagaaggTGGTGATGAAGAGGGAATGATGCCGTTTGAGAAGATGAGGAAGTGGTTGAAGCACAAACCCAGAGGGTTCGGGGAAGGGAAAGTGTATGATACTTCCGTTGAGGACAAGCTGCTCGA
Encoded here:
- the LOC112750075 gene encoding uncharacterized protein, producing MNTIFNRFRNLDAYPKVHKEFYNRTITGGVITVVSTIVIVFLFISELSLYLHTNTETKLLVDTSRGETLDINFDVTFPYVRCSLLSLDAMDITGEQHRNIRHNILKKRIDAHGNVVAMMQDGIGAPKIQMPLQIHGGRLGYDEEYCGSCYGADGNCCNSCEEVQEAYNKKEWALPENLDLFDQCQREGYVQRVKDEEGEGCNIHGSLQINKVAGDFHFAIGKSILNHSTSSFLVDLLALRDNNHFNISHQINKFSFGAQYPGLVNPLDDDDAKWVQGPVHGHGIYQYFIKVVPTIYEDVTGHVIYSNQYSVTEHFTNTTEQGSVPGVFFSYDISPIKVIFKESHTPLLHFLTNICAIIGGVFTVAGILDSSIYYGQRKIMKKMELGKYR